One genomic window of Peromyscus maniculatus bairdii isolate BWxNUB_F1_BW_parent chromosome 2, HU_Pman_BW_mat_3.1, whole genome shotgun sequence includes the following:
- the LOC102907152 gene encoding LOW QUALITY PROTEIN: C-C motif chemokine 27 (The sequence of the model RefSeq protein was modified relative to this genomic sequence to represent the inferred CDS: inserted 2 bases in 1 codon), with product MSRLRRYEVALEAEEEIYWGCFYFFPWLRMWRRERSQRLCLETPRLPLTSWHPWNKTKEKQEALPLPSSTTCCTQLYRQPLPNKLLRKIIHVELQEADGDCHLQAIVLHLARRSVCVHPQNRSLARWFERHGKRVQRTXPNLKLELQMKMYSSPQQQS from the exons ATGTCGCGATTGAGGAGATACGAGGTGGCGCTGGAAGCGGAGGAGGA GATCTACTGGGGCTGCTTCTACTTTTTTCCTTGGCTGCGAATGTGGCGCAGGGAGCGGAG CCAGAGACTATGTCTGGAAACCCCCAGGCTCCCACTGACAAGCTGGCATCCGTGGAACAAGACTAAGGAGAAGCAAGAAG CCTTGCCACTGCCCTCCAGCACTACCTGCTGTACTCAGCTCTATAGACAACCGCTCCCGAACAAGCTCCTGAGGAAGATCATCCACGTTGAACTGCAGGAGGCAGATGGGGACTGTCACCTTCAGGCTATTGT GCTTCACCTGGCTCGGCGCAGTGTTTGTGTTCATCCTCAGAACCGTAGCCTGGCCAGGTGGTTTGAGCGCCATGGGAAAAGGGTCCAGAGGAC ACCCAACTTAAAGCTGGAACTACAAATGAAAATGTATTCGAGCCCCCAACAGCAAAGCTAA